From the genome of Argopecten irradians isolate NY unplaced genomic scaffold, Ai_NY scaffold_0322, whole genome shotgun sequence:
TTATAAAGGCTAAATGGTAAAACCACGGAGCATAGCATGTATTTACTACGATGGCCCCTTTCGAGTCTGTAAAATTACAACTACCACATTGAAGTagttgtatatttatatattgaccAAGTGAACAATTGACCAAGCACGGTACAAGATCATTTTTACACTAAATTAgttgttcatttatatattgaaCAAGTGTACAAGCTATTTATTTACACTAAATTAgttgttcatttatatattgaCCAAGTGTACAAGATTATTTACACTAAattagttgtacatttatatattgacCAAGTGTACAAGATCATTTACACTAAattagttgtacatttatatattgacCAAGTGTACAAGATATCATTTACACTAAattagttgtacatttatatattgacCAAGTGTACAAgaggattatttacacttaagtAGTTAAACATTGATAAACTGAGAAAATGTACAACTACGTCAGAGTAAATGACCATGTACATGATTGTCAATATAGAAAGTTTCAATCTGGTAGTTATATTTTGTCAGACTCTAACGGGCCATCGTACATTACAGATCATTGCTCATGCCGATACGGGGAAACCCGGTCACAGACGTACGATATTTTAACCTCACATTGTGGACTTAGCAGATCGGACGAAGTTTCCTTTAATTGTCAGTTTTGAAGACTAGGTTATGAGAAGCATCCTACAGCAGATAGTTCAGGTAAATAatttaacttttgaaaaaaaaaatttcatttttatttggaaatagAGGATGGTCATTGATTTATACTATATGTGGTTATAAAAATATCATAGCCAGACCCTGCACAGAAAGTTAACAATGGACGAAACACATCGTTTTTTGCTTCAAAACACTTAAAACAGTGCGTTCAACATTAACGAATCCTTTTATTTTTCACAGCGATTCGTTTAATTACAAAGTGGCTTATCTCAACAATCCTAAAGTTTCCATAAGATGTGTTATAAATACTATAATTGATCATATTTAAATGATGTAAAATTTAGGTAAATAGCCATTAGagaaatatattcattaatagATATTTCAGGCAAATTcggtttaaaaaaaacccgTCTAAGGTTTTGCCCGCCGAGTTTGTGTGTAGTAATTACCGTGACAGATTGCACTAAATCATATGCGATACCGCTGTAACCGTGTGCCCGCAAACCTACGTCCCAAGTCCCCAaatgaattttttattttcggTTTTTATATTAGATTGCCGATATGTTAATTATCTATCTTATTGTTATCTGTCAATGAATGCCTTAAATGATGTACTATTTAAAGTAGGTTTATTTAATAACTCCACTCCAGTATGGTCTTTTGTAAATTACCATTTCACATTTTAGTGTGGTGTTCTGCCTGCTACACTGGattttaaataatcttttgttttttattgtccTACAAAATACGCCGTGGTTGTTTTACGTGCAAATCCTATTTTAAATGTATACTGAATATACGGATGAATGTCTTACAGACTTCTAATCCCAATTGCAATAtctaaggaatgatttttagtttttgttgtttacaggtgtgtaaactgcatttgttggacaaatatttttaaatgtcgCGCTAACGCGCGTCATATATGAAATATCTGTCCAACAAAAACATAATGTTCCGACAAAATAAAACGTCATATTTAGGTATATAGCCATTAGCgaaatatattcattaatatatatttcaggCAAATTCGGTTAAACCCCGCCTAAGGTTTTGCCCGCCGACGAGTTGAGTAGTAATTACCGTGACAGATTGCGCTAAATCATATTTTGTCAAGTTCagaaagtacacaaaatatagttccacattaacactatctttttcatatttctcaaatattttatattctgaACGATAATTTAAGATATTCATTACattcaaattgttttattgaagATAAAAAATCCAGCAACAATATAAGCCAAATCTGATGCGCATTAAATTAATACTACTTGCGGAAATCAGTGTTCCGGTGTATGTATTCTTGCGCGACAACTGACTGCGTAtacacaagtgtaaacgatttaccagttggtaaggttatatagcaaagaaaaaaaagaattgtaaatatttaaatttaaaaagttAAAGGAGAATGCATGGCttttttatgtagttttgtttTATCCGCTGATTAACAATAGTGAAATCTTAATTATAAGTAATTCATTAAATTGACCAACTACAGAATATattcaaagaaaataatttcttaatatgaaaaatcaaagcAATAGCAATGATACTGACATCATCACCGATGctcttaattataataaaacacaaaaagatTTACATTTATGAGTAAACATGCTAATTCTAAAGACAATAATCTAGTTATGGCTTACAAATCCATGATTACAACATGTAATAATTCCATATTTACAACAAGTATTAAAGGTAAATAATACACGGCTATTGTCTCAAAATACAGCATGTCTGTTCAATAAGattcattatttaaatcttaatgatctactatatataccaatacaatattcaaaatatgatgatagcattataattaaaatgattcTGTTTACAAGTATAAACCATTATGTTAACCTGTAAAGTTAACGTTACACAGCGCAATGTAAAGGGACGTAACTCAATAGGTTTAAATACGATATTGCGGTCAATGCTTTAAGGACATTATTAAAGATGGCTAATTTCAATTACTTTAACGACTTCCatcatttaattaatgtttaattcattttttttctcatgtcAATATCGAAATGATATGTGTTACAACactgataaaatatataagttCAATGTATTAACGTATAATCATTAGTTTCCATAAGGGTAAAATATTCCTACTTATACTTTCCCAAAATAAGGACATGCAATGTATTCCTCTTTTCTAGTTAAAACAAAGCAAGTAAAGTTTGTACATATGTAACAATATTTCGTCAATGTGAAGAAAGCTGTGTCCGTATCTCTGATTGTCAGAGCTTTTGTATCATGTTTCATTACTCTGTATCTGTCTAATGTGACGTAATAATTCTGCTGTCAACAGGTGATGATTACACCACAATCAACGCCATGACAGCCAGGGATATTGTAGAGGAAGTCAGGAACGATCTCAACTGTAGTATTTGTTTAGATGTTCTAAATGACCCAAGAATTCTCAGTTGTGGtcatacattttgttttgaatgtaTCCAAAACGCATATACAGCATCTCATCTAACTCATGGAATCTGTCCATTGTGCCAGGAGACGTACTTCGTTCCCAGGAGAGACATAGGGAATCTGCGGAGGAATTTCACCGTCAACAATGTCCTCCACACACTGCAATCAGCAGACTGTCGTTGTGCAGTCTGCCAAAGTCATGATGGTAAATTAATATGTTCGAAGTGTAAACTAAATTTGTGTCGACATTGCTCGCGGAGGGACACGATCAAGTGTAATCATGAACTGCTACAACGAGAGGAACTAGATTCCCGCCCATTTCTACGTGACGTCATACAGGGCAGCAGATCTAAACAAACATGTTCGTCACATCCTGACAATGATGTGAAATTTTTCTGTCACACGTGTAAACGTGTCATGTGTTATACCTGTCGGCTCCTAGAACATCCCCACCACGTCACCGTGGAAATAAACGAAGCTTTGAGGAAACTGCGTGAGAGAAACATTCCTGGTCAGATAGGCAGCAAGGTCCGTAGATTAGACAAAGCCATAGAAAACCTTGCACGGTTTGTTCTAGTGAATCCCTCGATTCAGGAGGTTATTCGCCGATTCCGGGCTCTGAGAACCAACTGTACTGACTTTAGAAAGAGACAAGAACTATCTATTTCAGTTTTGGCAGTGACATCACTATCCTCGATGTACTGAAAGAGATTGCGAGCTAAATACACACCACATGGTGACCAATTTTATAAAAGATGAATAACTATCGTGTGATATTTGGCTGTAATAATAGAATGTCAGTGAATGAATGTAATGATTTAATGACaacgtgtcatctggaaaattttgttgatattacGTATTCTTTGACCCTAATGATTttaaggtccactacctttcctaaacggcttttaattgttaaaatggaaatgttaaatgtaaaatagattgtatgtttatttttataacgcgggtcgtcttatgtttgccgccgtcgtcctaattaccgcgtgttagttgactatcactgcgccagacgacaaaacaaagaaataaatctTCACTGTTAGCATAGATAACGGATGGAATCTAGCATTCGTTTGGTCTAACTCATCTTAGTCCATCGATacacattttctgatgttattgttgtttttaagaaaatgatttttttttgtttcggtaaggtagtgggcctttaatacaTAGAGtaagatatttcattttttttttaaatctcttTTACTTTCATGTAATAGTAGTACATTAAATCAGTTTCTCTCTTCTCGCTGTCGTGTTTACTGTAGAGGTTTCACTATGGAATTCGACCTGTAACCTCAATACTTATGAGCATATCTTTCCAATCCTCTCACAGGAGATAAAAGGAGGATAGCGGGATTTTTGGAATAAATCTTGacgtgaaatatttttttgttatgtacatgtaggtatttgtagttatgtgataaaaatatcttaaatttgtgttcatttcagaTGAgatttatgaaactcgtctcgaaatttttattttttctcgcCAAGGCTCCCAAAAATAAAATCTTCCTTGACACGTTTCAAAAATTCTCATATGAAATGTAAGACCTGTATATAAATGAAGTAGACCTGTATATAAATGAAGTAAACAAATATACGAAAATGTTCCCTGTCGCAGTTAAAACTAAGTTGATATTAAATTGTTTCTGAATATTAGAATATAATTGTAACGCAGAATTTACTGtactgaaataattttgtttttgatgccTTATGTATGCCAAGATGGGAATCACTTTACATTTACTACtaacactgtaaaaataaaattgttgactacaacttggcttcatggtctaaCTAAAACttctcatttcactgcactttAGATGTAATTATAAGGATTTTCGGCAGATATGATCTAACGTTTCAAGGAAATAAAAACTTGCGCCTCACTACATTGATAAATTTATATTGTAAGATTCAGATTACTTACATGTGTCTGTCCAGTGCAGGAATATCTCAAcgcgagtgaaagattttgttAACTCGAGGCTTGCTGAGAGTtgacagccaaaatctttcacgagggttgagctatccctgtccacttgacaatagaaaaatattaatttcgattttcttttttatagtAAGTCCGGAGCTGACCGTTTATACCCTTTTTCACTCACCGCCCAAACGTTTTACTTCAGTGTTTATTATCCCGCCAATCCTACATTTTTAGTGAACTGAAGACATGAGATTACAAGCGTCTTCACGACGTTGCTAATGGTGTAAATAGAAGACGGGACGAAGCTACAATTCATCGAGATTTACAAAAGGTTAAGATTTTAACAtgagacaagacaacaagaatacACATATTAAATGTTAACTGTGAGTTTTGCTATTTACATTGCACTGCTTTGCCTCGGTTGATATTGACATCCTCGGgatgacactaggcactgtacAGTccccctctaatgcaggtagtatttatataatagtcATTAATACGTGTCTACActtctagtccgctaaacctgccttcATTATTAGGTTTTTCcttaatatatagtcagctcgcgttACCAATTAAAAACGTGAAATCGTAGGACAGATTTGgtctacgctacgtcagcgtaCTCAGATTGTGATTGGCTGCcggtttaataaaaaaatgtgttatcGGAGTCTCGGAAAGATTTCATTGTCCAGCGTTGTTTAAGGTCTAAGACCCtttaaactagtgatttttgtatgcctatatgtCCCTTCTTAGGTATACTATAACATAACATAATCGCTAAAATGTGTCTTTGCATCCGTCCTATCCTTAGATATTACTGCTAACGCgtatattgttttgttgtttgtacattttGGCAAAATGTGAAGAATATTGTAAACACTTGTTAAACATGATGGCTTTTTCGTgacaaaaacatgtttttaacCCTGTGGACTAAATTGAATGTACCACAATTTTTTGGCAAGGGGATTACGATCTTTTGGCATATATACGGCAGGGCTCTTTGATTCGTCAAATTAATGCTATCTTATGACTTCATTTTCAAGTAAAGGTATAGAATGTGTAAACCAGCTTCGAtctgaaatataatattattacacGATAATGTTTGAAAGAAGGAATCGGTTGCTACACTAgatatatgcatatttattCTATGATATGTAGATTATTGTGGTCCACATCAATATGGTTAACGTTTAAGAGAAAGGTTTGTcaaaaacaatgatacatatcTCACTGCAAGTGCGTTTATTATTGTATCAATACATATGATAtagtatttataaatacatgcaCTTTAGAAGTGTACCTACTCTCCCAattacatgatcgtaaaagaaCACTTTGGaatcttatctttttttttctagcGTCTCCCTTGAAACTATCCCATCATATTCGTTGAGTTTTCTACTCGTTAAGAAAGGCTCTGTCTGGTTCTGTCTCTTGGTCGAAACACGCTATTACATATAAAGGTGTTTGTTTACTGTGCTGCTAAGCGCTGAGTATAAATGGAatgagacgactggtttgtccatAGTCGGTACAATTACCAGCTGGCTAAGGTGGGTTTTTGTGTTGCTTCAGTGGGATAGTACTATAGAAATTTCAGTATTCATGgagacacaatacgaatatacaGCAACTTCCCAAAGCATACATTCATACACGCATTGGCAACAAACTGCTTACATTGGGAGGCCTGATTGATCGTAGAACGTTAAGCCCAATCAGCTAATGGTTTGAGAAAAATGTTTGACAACaattatatttattcaaaacGTAGGAGATAAATATCCATTAACATTACCATCAGGaccattttggaaaaaaaacagaaaagaaaagaatTAACAGATTGGACATTTTTATATGAATATGTCACtcacaaaacatcacaaaaactaTGCCCCTATATAttagttttcaatatatttgaaaattctttgaTCCGTTTCCTGACAATGTAACAAATGgacttttgttttcaataacacTCAAAAAGAAAAATCCCAATGGCTTGATTTTGGTATGTGCTATACTGTTTTACCTAGGATTACCCATACACCAAGCTCCAATACATTATAGTACAAGACAAGACAATGCATCAATGATAACTTTACACACCAAAACAAGGAATCCTACTTATTCAGCTCTGAAGGTATTATATTTCAGGTATATAATAATTCTACTCATTACCAACGTTCATATTTACAATAAGTTactctaaaaataaaaatatataacagttTTCAAGATATTAGAATTCAAAGTCAATTATTCAatgtcggccattttgaaaaccaatatggccgACAGCGGCTTTTACAAATTACTGTcgttcatatttttatttagtaaACCTGCAATTGTAGGTGTAGAGCAAAAATCCTTATCGATTAGTATTCACGATATTAGAATTTAAATATAtctatcaatcaatcaatcaatcttTTATTAACCAAAAGCCCTTAGACTTATAGgtacaaaacatgtatacatatgtataattacatttgtagatatatttacaatgtagttaGACAGTAGAGAAtgacataaaatacaaaattctctatacattaaaatgtaaacGTAATATCAACTTTACTTATATTTTCGATCATCGTCTCTTAAAAGCTAAATACAAGTATTTCCCTAAATTTGATAACTCCCTGACATTTTCTATACTAAGCAATTGTATCAGTTCAAATATCGATGGTTTCCTGtaataatattgtttaattaatcGACGCCTGAGATCAATATAAAATggacaaatcaaaataaagtgaaacatttgttacaatttgtttatctatgtaagccattttgaaaaacaagatggcctaCAACTTTTACCAATTACTTATGTTCATATTTGTGTTCCGTAACCCATAAGGTATAggtatataacaaaaaataggATTCTACATCAATTACCTTTCAAGATATtagactttaaatattttctagGTGGCCATTGGCCGCTGGCCGTCAGCAGCAAGATCCGGTTTGGGTTAGAGTATTGGTTACCAGATTTCATACTTGTATCACAAAGTACACGATTCGGTCAAAAATGGGGCTTACGTCTCCGTACTAACGGCTCCTACATGTTTTTGTATTGGCATGAGGCATGAGATCGAAGCTCGTAGATTTCAGGTGTTAGCTGGTTTGAATGACGGATATCATGTGCTAGCTTCTTTGAATGACGGATATCATGTACTAGCTGGTCTGAATGACGGCGATCATGTGCTAGCAGGTCTGAATGACGGCGATCATGTGCTAGCAGGTTTGAATGACGGAGATCATGTACTAGCTGGTCTGAATGACGGCGATCATGTGCTAGCAGGTTTGAATGACGGAGATCATGGACTAGCTGGTCTGAATGACGGAGATCATGTACTAGCTGGTCTGAATGACGGAGATCATGTGCTAGCTTCTTTGAATGACGGATATCATGTGCTAGCAGGTTTGAATGACGGAGATCATGGACTAGCTGGTCTGAATGACGGATATCATGTACTAGCTGGTCTGAATGACGGCGATCATTTACTAGCTGGTCTGAATGACGGCGATCATGTGCTAGCAGGTTTGAATGACGGAGATCATGGACTAGCTGGTCTGAATGACTGAGATCATGTGCTAGCAGGTTTGAATGACGGATATCATGTACTAGCTGGTCTGAATGACGGCGATCATGTACTAGCTGGTCTGAATGACGGCGATCATGTGCTAGCAGGTTTGAATGACGGAGATCATGGACTAGCTGGTCTGAATGACGGAGATCATGTACTAGCTGGTCGGAATGACGGAGATCATGTGCTAGCTTCTTTGAATGACGGATATCATGTACTAGCTGGTCTGAATGACGGCGATCATGTGCTAGCAGGTTTTAATGACGGATATCATGGACTAGCTGGTCTGAATGACGGAGATCATGTGCTAGCTGGTTTGAATGACGGAGATCAAGTACTAGCTAGTTTGAATGGCGGATATCATGTACTAGCTGGTCTGAATGACGGCGATCATGTGCTAGCAGGTTTGAATGACGGAGATCATGGACTAGCTGGTCTGAATGACGGAGATCATGTACTAGCTAGTTTGAATGACGGAGATCATGTGCTAGCTAGTCTGAATAGCTAGTTTGAATGACGGAGATCATATGCTAGCTTGTCTGAATAGCTAGTTTGAATGAAGGAGATCATATGCTAGCTTGTCTGAATAGCTAGTTTGAATGACGGAGATCATATGCTAACTTGTCTGAATAGCTAGTTTGAATGACGGAGATCATATGCTAGCTTGTCTGAATAGCTAGTTTGAATGACGGAGATCATGTGCTAGCTTGTCTGAATAGCTAGTTTGAATGACGGAGATCATGTGCTAGCTTCTTTGAATGACGGATATCATGTACTAGCTGGTCTGAATGACGGAGATCATGTGCTAGCTGGTCTGAATGACGGAGATCATGTGCTAGCTGGTCTAAATGACGGAGATCATGGACTAGCTGGTCTGAATGACGGAGATCATGTGCTAGCTTGTTTGAATGACGGAGATCATGTACTAGCTGGTTTCAATGACGGAGTTTCATTATTGTATCAATACACATTTCTATATTATAGAAAGGTGGTTGTTACCTTGTGAACTGTAACTGTATCCTGTAAATGCTATTGATACTGAATATACATGGAACTTTCTGAAGACTAAGAACTATGTTTTACCCCCTCAAGTATCTTAGAACTCGGGTATTGTGGCGGGTGCCTGACGCGATTTTGGTTTGAATGACGAAGTTCGTGTGCTAGCTGGTCTGAATGACGCTAGAAGGCATCTACCGAGGTAGTACTTTTACAGTAGGCCATTCCTCCCCAGGCTAACAAAGCTTATACTCTGGAGATTGGAAGACAGTTGAATTTAGATTAAACAAATTATCTGTATGATGATGACAACAGACTGGATTCGAATCCCATGATTGATACTTACATAAACAATGCATACGTTAGAATAATCATGAAAATAGACTGGGTTCACATCCCGTGGTTGATgtttacatatacaatacatacgTTCTATAATCATGAAAATAGTCTGGATTCGCATCCCATggttgatatttacatatacaatacatacgTTCTATAATCATGAAAATAGACTGGATTCGCATCACGTggttgatatttacatatacaatacatacgTTCTATAATCATGAAAATAGTCTGGATTCGCATCACGTggttgatatttacatatacaatacatacgTTCTTTAATCATGAAAATAGTCTGGATTCGCATCACGTggttgatatttacatatacaatacatacgTTCTATAATCATGAAAATAGACTGGATTCGCATCCCATTGttgatatttacataaacaatgCATACGTTCTATGATCATGAAAATAGACTGGATTCGCATCCCATGGttgatatttacataaacaatgCATACGTTCTATGATCATGAAAATAGACTGGATTCGCATCCCATGGttgatatttacataaacaatgCATACGTTCTATAATCATGAAAAAAGACTGGGTTTGCATCCCATGGttgatatttacataaacaatgCATACGTTCTATAATCATGAAAATAGACTGGGTTCGCGTGGTTATTTTATAAAAGGTAAAACTGAATATTAGATAATGTAGCCAGGATGCGACATTCAAAGacttaattttgaaaatttcgaTCACTTCTTGTAATTGAACAAAATATCTCAACAAAAATATAAGATTGCATGTTTACTTATTAGTATATTACTACGTAGATGTTTATATacgataataaaaaaaacttaataagAAAGAATAACATCTTTTGTCGATCACCCCGACCGAGAATCGAACCCGGGTTTCCGGTGTGAAAaactacggctctaccgactacgccaaagaagcatgctccgtcagctgagtgacagagaccatatttaacactgtgtacaaaccacaccgacccgctccgtcagctgagtgacagagaccatatttaacactgtgtacaaaccacaccgacccgctccgtcagctgagtgacagagaccatatTTAACACTGTGTACAAACCATACCTACccgctccgtcagctgagtgacagagaccatatTTAACACTGTGTACAAACCATACCCACccgctccgtcagctgagtgacagagaccatatttaacactgtgtacaaaccacaccgacccgctccgtcagctgagtgacagagaccatatttaacactgtgtacaaaccacaccgacccgctccgtcagctgagtgacagagaccatatTTAACACTGTGTACAAACCATACCTACccgctccgtcagctgagtgacagagaccatatTTAACACTGTGTACAAACCATACCTACccgctccgtcagctgagtgacagagaccatatttaacactgtgtacaaaccacaccgacccgctccgtcagctgagtgacagagaccatatttaacactgtgtacaaaccacaccgacccgtcagctgagtgacagagaccatatTTAACACTGTGTACAAACCATACCTACccgctccgtcagctgagtgacagagaccatatTTAACACTGTGTACAAACCATACCTACccgctccgtcagctgagtgacagagaccatatTTAACACTGTGTACAAACCATACCCACccgctccgtcagctgagtgacagagaccatatTTAACACTGTGTACAAACCATACCTACccgctccgtcagctgagtgacagagaccgtatttaacactgtGTACAAACCATACCTACCCGTTccttttacataaaatatgatgatattattacaaatgtataataaaaatcattaattcaaTAATGGAATGAGATATAAAATAGGcctaacaatgtatataaacttGATTGTCCACTTTTCAAGGCAGTCCGCCCcttaatatacaaatgtatatgtaaaataaaaaacttaatacttatctccctttatcaGACATAATTGATAATAGGTGGCGCAGTATGACGTAAGCGTTATCGGGTAGGATGTTATGGCGGGTGTTATTATGGAGTAATGAGTCTGATGTCACAGTTAAACAGGTAAATAAGATTATTATAACGATTTAGATTGTGTATTGTATGCTATGTTATGTGTTTTGTTGGATGACATGACCTATAAATACATGAATATTAGAGGTGCGTAGTACTTCGATCTACAGCGTTTCTGGTTATAGTCATATCTACGTAGACAACTTAGAAGCATTACTTCCTTCTCTCACATTATCATGACAGATCGTACAGGATCAATTATAATTTgtaatgttaattgttttcgtttacctacaatatatctTGTAACATTTGTCTTGATTTGCTAATGAGCCTTCAACACAAACACCAAGAAATTCATTtagtttttgtatttttttttaactttacgGTTCATTAGATATGGTGAttattatatacagtgtaaagtacaacaacacataattaacacacaggtacatatataaatacactaGCTCAACACGCATACGACCGCTAAGCAAGTGTAGGGTGTTACAATACCATATAGGATTTTCATAAATTAGATAATTTCTAATCATATCTTGTTTTCCTTAAGTGGAATGAAGTTGGCTATTTCAATTTCACCAGTCTCTAAGTTGAATTTATGAGACGATAATCTAATACTTGCAATTCTTTGTTATTACAGATGTAGTTAAATTCTGTTTCCAACaccacaaatatatttatataaataacaatgaAGTGACGAATTGATAATAGTTCCAGCTTTACATTGTATTCAATATTGTAATTCCattaaatgtgtaaatataaacaacattCCATAAATAAACCACACCTAATAATCATCCCTTATATTATCCACAACTCACTCCTCTCTCTACCACATAAATAAACCATACCTAATAATCATTCCTTACATTATCCACAACTCACTCCTCTCTCTACCACATAAATAAACCACACCTAa
Proteins encoded in this window:
- the LOC138312442 gene encoding E3 ubiquitin-protein ligase TRIM56-like, with protein sequence MTARDIVEEVRNDLNCSICLDVLNDPRILSCGHTFCFECIQNAYTASHLTHGICPLCQETYFVPRRDIGNLRRNFTVNNVLHTLQSADCRCAVCQSHDGKLICSKCKLNLCRHCSRRDTIKCNHELLQREELDSRPFLRDVIQGSRSKQTCSSHPDNDVKFFCHTCKRVMCYTCRLLEHPHHVTVEINEALRKLRERNIPGQIGSKVRRLDKAIENLARFVLVNPSIQEVIRRFRALRTNCTDFRKRQELSISVLAVTSLSSMY
- the LOC138312443 gene encoding uncharacterized PPE family protein PPE40-like; its protein translation is MRHEIEARRFQVLAGLNDGYHVLASLNDGYHVLAGLNDGDHVLAGLNDGDHVLAGLNDGDHVLAGLNDGDHVLAGLNDGDHGLAGLNDGDHVLAGLNDGDHVLASLNDGYHVLAGLNDGDHGLAGLNDGYHVLAGLNDGDHLLAGLNDGDHVLAAGLNDGDHVLAGLNDGDHVLAGLNDGDHGLAGLNDGDHVLAGRNDGDHVLASLNDGYHVLAGLNDGDHVLAGFNDGYHGLAGLNDGDHVLAGLNDGDQVLASLNGGYHVLAGLNDGDHVLAGLNDGDHGLAGLNDGDHVLASLNDGDHVLASLNS